The Prevotella sp. oral taxon 299 str. F0039 genome has a segment encoding these proteins:
- a CDS encoding NAD(P)/FAD-dependent oxidoreductase: MIYELSLRVFPQQAYNENTLKDVVASEKNIDVRTITKIRILKRSIDARQRTIFVNLTLRVYVNEEPSDDDFIHTEYGDVSQKPAVVVVGEGPAGLFAALKLIELGCRPIVLERGKSVNERKKDIAAITKNQSVDPESNYSYGEGGAGAFSDGKLYTRSKKRGSISKILNVFCQHGASTSILADAHPHIGTDKLPKVIENMRKTIEQCGGEVHFQTKMTALIIQGNKVIGVEAFQVLTNKQCTFMGPVILATGHSAHDVYHYLCNAKIEIEAKGIAVGVRLEHPAELIDQIQYHNKNGRGKYLPAAEYSFVTQAADRGVYSFCMCPGGFVIPAATSDKQIVVNGMSPSNRGGKWSNSGMVVETRPEDIEGDDVLKMMHFQEQIEQNCWQQGNMKQTAPAQRMVDFVNKKLSFDLPKSSYSPGLISSPLHFWMPNAVVSRLQEGFKKFGSMSRGFLTNEAVMIAAETRTSSPVRILRDRETLQHVRLEGLYPCGEGAGYAGGIVSAAMDGEKCADMCASYLLATN, from the coding sequence ATGATATACGAACTATCTTTGCGAGTTTTTCCTCAACAGGCTTATAATGAAAACACATTAAAAGACGTTGTGGCTAGTGAAAAGAATATAGATGTAAGAACAATAACAAAGATCAGAATTCTAAAGCGTAGTATAGATGCACGTCAACGTACTATTTTTGTTAATTTAACTCTTAGGGTATACGTTAATGAAGAACCTTCTGATGATGATTTTATACACACAGAATATGGCGATGTGTCGCAAAAGCCAGCTGTAGTTGTGGTGGGAGAGGGTCCTGCAGGGTTATTTGCTGCATTAAAACTCATAGAGCTAGGTTGTAGACCTATTGTTCTTGAACGAGGAAAAAGTGTAAATGAACGCAAGAAAGATATTGCAGCAATAACAAAAAATCAAAGTGTTGATCCAGAAAGTAACTATAGTTATGGTGAAGGAGGTGCTGGAGCATTTTCTGATGGAAAGTTATATACTCGTTCAAAGAAAAGAGGTTCTATTTCAAAAATTTTGAATGTATTTTGTCAGCATGGTGCTTCTACAAGTATATTGGCAGATGCTCATCCACATATAGGTACCGATAAGTTACCTAAGGTGATTGAGAATATGCGTAAGACAATAGAGCAATGTGGAGGAGAAGTGCACTTTCAAACCAAGATGACTGCGCTGATTATTCAGGGAAATAAGGTTATTGGTGTTGAAGCCTTTCAGGTTTTAACAAATAAGCAATGTACTTTTATGGGGCCAGTGATTCTTGCAACAGGGCATAGTGCACATGATGTTTATCATTATTTATGTAATGCAAAGATTGAAATCGAGGCAAAAGGTATTGCGGTAGGTGTGCGTCTGGAACATCCTGCGGAGCTAATAGACCAAATACAATACCATAATAAAAATGGAAGAGGTAAATATTTACCTGCTGCAGAATATAGTTTTGTTACTCAAGCTGCTGACAGAGGAGTTTATTCGTTCTGTATGTGTCCTGGAGGCTTTGTTATTCCTGCAGCAACAAGTGATAAACAAATCGTTGTCAATGGCATGAGTCCTAGCAATAGGGGCGGTAAATGGAGCAATAGTGGAATGGTTGTTGAAACTCGTCCTGAAGATATTGAAGGAGATGATGTCTTGAAAATGATGCATTTCCAAGAACAAATAGAACAGAATTGTTGGCAACAAGGGAATATGAAACAAACAGCTCCTGCTCAAAGAATGGTTGACTTTGTAAATAAGAAATTAAGTTTTGATTTGCCTAAAAGCTCTTATTCTCCAGGTTTGATAAGCAGTCCACTCCATTTTTGGATGCCAAACGCAGTTGTTAGTCGTTTACAAGAGGGATTTAAAAAGTTTGGTTCAATGAGTAGGGGCTTTTTAACTAACGAGGCAGTAATGATTGCCGCAGAGACAAGAACTTCATCTCCAGTTCGTATTTTACGAGATAGAGAAACATTACAGCATGTTCGTTTAGAAGGACTTTATCCATGTGGAGAGGGTGCTGGCTATGCTGGTGGTATCGTTTCTGCTGCTATGGACGGAGAAAAATGTGCCGATATGTGTGCAAGTTATTTGCTAGCAACTAATTAA
- the nspC gene encoding carboxynorspermidine decarboxylase, translating into MKVDRITFQEIKEPTYILEEQLLRRNLTLISNVAQKADVEIILAFKAYALWKTFPIFKEYINATTASSLSEAKLGYQEFGSLTHTFSPAYIDYEIDEIASCSSHLTFNSLSQYERFSGRAISVQPEISIGLRVNPEYSEVGTDLYNPCAPGTRFGVSADKLPKKLPSLLEGFHCHCHCESGSDVFVRTLKHIEEKFSPWFSQLKWINFGGGHLMTRSDYDVELLISTLQEFKKRYPHLHVILEPGSAFAWQTGPLVAHVVDIVEDKGYQTAILDVSFTCHMPDCLEMPYMPVVRNAVIAEEEEAQPEDYRYRYRFGGNSCLSGDFMGDWIFDHELQVGENIIFEDMLHYTTVKTNMFNGITHPSIALLKTNGELEILRKYTYKDYKNRMD; encoded by the coding sequence ATGAAAGTTGATAGAATCACATTTCAAGAGATAAAAGAACCAACTTATATATTAGAGGAACAGTTATTAAGAAGAAATCTCACTCTTATATCAAATGTAGCTCAAAAAGCTGATGTAGAAATTATCTTAGCTTTTAAAGCCTATGCTTTGTGGAAAACATTTCCTATATTTAAAGAATATATAAATGCAACAACGGCAAGCTCTTTGAGTGAAGCTAAATTGGGATATCAGGAGTTTGGATCCTTAACACATACGTTCTCGCCAGCTTATATTGATTATGAAATAGACGAAATCGCAAGCTGTTCTAGTCATTTAACATTTAATTCTCTTTCTCAATATGAACGTTTTTCTGGTAGAGCGATATCTGTCCAGCCTGAAATAAGTATTGGATTGAGAGTCAATCCAGAGTATTCAGAAGTGGGAACAGATCTTTATAACCCTTGTGCGCCAGGCACAAGATTTGGAGTTTCTGCAGATAAATTACCGAAAAAGTTACCTTCTTTGCTCGAAGGATTTCATTGCCATTGTCATTGCGAGAGCGGTTCTGATGTTTTTGTAAGAACATTAAAGCATATAGAAGAAAAGTTTTCTCCTTGGTTTTCTCAATTGAAATGGATTAATTTTGGTGGAGGTCATCTAATGACTCGTTCTGATTATGATGTAGAATTGCTTATTTCTACTTTGCAAGAGTTTAAAAAGCGTTATCCACATTTACATGTTATATTAGAACCCGGTAGTGCTTTTGCTTGGCAAACAGGTCCACTTGTGGCTCATGTTGTTGATATTGTGGAAGATAAAGGTTATCAAACCGCAATATTAGATGTAAGCTTTACTTGTCACATGCCAGATTGTTTAGAAATGCCTTATATGCCAGTTGTGCGTAATGCCGTAATTGCTGAGGAGGAAGAAGCACAACCTGAGGATTATAGATACAGGTATAGGTTTGGCGGAAATAGTTGCTTATCTGGTGATTTTATGGGAGATTGGATCTTTGATCATGAATTACAAGTGGGCGAAAATATTATATTTGAAGATATGTTGCATTATACTACCGTTAAAACGAATATGTTTAATGGTATAACTCATCCATCTATTGCGCTATTAAAAACTAATGGTGAATTAGAAATCTTGCGTAAATATACGTACAAAGATTATAAAAATAGAATGGATTAA
- the glgP gene encoding alpha-glucan family phosphorylase, with protein sequence MKIKADYTNIPQWKELTIKSKLPEELKCLDELAHNLWWAWNYDAQNLFQSLDEELYQEVQGNPVLLLDRLSYDRKVAITKDKAMMKKVKDVYKKFRTYMDVKPNNKRPSVAYFCMEYGLNQTLKIYSGGLGVLAGDYIKEASDSNVDMCAVGFLYRYGYFTQSLSIDGQQVAQYNAQNFNSLPIERVYDSNGDPMVVEVPYLNYHVHAYVWCANVGRIKLYLLDTDNNLNSDFDKPITHSLYGGDWENRLKQEILLGIGGMLMLKKLGIKKDIYHCNEGHAALCNLQRLCDYVDSGLSFNQAMELVRASSLYTVHTPVPAGHDYFDENLFGKYMGGYPSRLGISWDEFIGMGRENPDDHNERFCLSTFACNTCQEVNGVSKLHGWVSQKMFANIWSGYYPEENHVGYVTNGVHLPTWTSSEFRELYDKYFDKNFINDQSNESIWHGIYNCPDAEIWETRMTLKKKLVNYIREKFTQNWLKNQGDPSRVMSLLERINPNALMIGFCRRFATYKRAHLLFTDLDRLAKIVNNPERPVLFFFSGKAHPADGAGQGLIKRIYEISQRPEFLGKIIFLEDYDMQLARRLVSGVDIWMNTPTRPLEASGTSGEKAEMNGVVNLSVLDGWWLEGYREGAGWALTEKRTYDNQEYQDQLDAATIYGLLENDILPMYYAKNQQGFSEEWIKVIKNSIATIAPHYTMKRQLDDYFDKFYNKEAKRFKELSANDNALAKEIALWKETVAERWDSIHVVSQEANTLIDGVETGVPYKLRYVIDEQGLNDAVGLELVALKGIQGQDDHELYSIHQFEMVGSEGNLYTFEANIEPAKAGAYRIAVRMFPKNVHLPHRQDFCYIKWLN encoded by the coding sequence ATGAAAATCAAAGCAGATTACACTAACATTCCTCAATGGAAAGAGCTTACTATTAAGTCAAAGCTCCCTGAAGAACTAAAGTGTTTAGATGAACTTGCTCACAACTTATGGTGGGCTTGGAACTATGATGCACAAAACCTATTCCAGAGTCTTGACGAAGAATTATATCAAGAAGTTCAAGGCAATCCTGTCTTATTGCTCGATCGTTTAAGTTACGACAGAAAAGTTGCTATAACAAAAGATAAGGCAATGATGAAAAAAGTGAAGGATGTATACAAAAAATTCCGCACTTACATGGACGTAAAGCCAAATAACAAGCGTCCTTCTGTTGCCTATTTCTGTATGGAGTACGGATTAAATCAAACCTTAAAGATCTATTCTGGAGGTTTAGGTGTACTTGCTGGAGATTATATAAAAGAAGCTTCAGATAGTAATGTTGATATGTGTGCTGTTGGTTTCTTATATCGCTATGGCTACTTCACACAATCATTAAGCATCGATGGACAACAAGTTGCACAATATAACGCTCAGAATTTCAACTCATTACCTATCGAACGTGTTTACGATAGCAATGGCGATCCTATGGTTGTTGAGGTTCCTTACCTTAATTATCACGTACATGCATACGTATGGTGCGCAAATGTTGGTCGTATTAAACTATATCTTCTAGATACAGATAACAACCTTAACTCTGATTTCGACAAACCAATTACACACTCACTCTATGGCGGTGACTGGGAAAACCGTTTGAAACAAGAGATTCTTCTTGGTATTGGTGGTATGCTTATGCTTAAGAAGTTAGGTATAAAGAAAGATATTTATCACTGTAATGAGGGTCACGCTGCTCTTTGTAACTTACAAAGACTATGCGATTATGTAGATAGCGGTCTTTCATTTAACCAAGCAATGGAGCTTGTTCGTGCATCTTCTCTTTATACAGTACACACTCCTGTTCCTGCAGGGCACGACTATTTCGATGAGAATTTATTTGGCAAATACATGGGAGGTTATCCATCTCGCCTAGGAATTTCATGGGACGAATTTATTGGAATGGGTAGAGAAAACCCAGACGACCATAATGAACGTTTCTGTTTATCAACATTTGCGTGCAATACTTGTCAAGAAGTTAACGGTGTAAGTAAGCTTCATGGTTGGGTAAGTCAAAAGATGTTTGCTAACATTTGGAGTGGCTACTATCCTGAAGAAAACCACGTTGGTTATGTAACTAATGGTGTTCACTTACCAACTTGGACTTCTTCTGAATTCCGTGAATTATACGATAAGTACTTTGATAAAAATTTCATTAACGACCAAAGTAATGAAAGTATTTGGCATGGTATATACAATTGTCCTGATGCAGAGATTTGGGAAACTCGTATGACCTTAAAGAAGAAATTGGTTAACTATATCCGTGAGAAGTTTACTCAAAACTGGTTGAAGAACCAAGGCGATCCATCTCGTGTAATGTCGCTATTAGAGCGCATCAACCCTAATGCGCTAATGATTGGTTTCTGCCGTCGTTTTGCAACTTACAAACGTGCTCACCTTCTTTTCACAGACTTAGATAGACTTGCTAAAATCGTTAACAACCCTGAACGTCCTGTATTATTCTTCTTCTCAGGAAAAGCACACCCAGCAGACGGAGCTGGTCAAGGACTAATCAAACGTATATACGAAATTAGCCAACGTCCAGAATTCTTAGGTAAGATTATCTTCTTAGAAGACTACGATATGCAACTTGCTCGTCGCTTAGTTTCTGGTGTTGACATTTGGATGAATACTCCAACAAGACCTCTAGAGGCTTCTGGCACATCTGGAGAAAAGGCAGAGATGAATGGTGTTGTTAACCTTTCTGTGTTAGATGGATGGTGGCTTGAAGGCTATCGTGAAGGTGCAGGATGGGCATTAACTGAAAAACGTACTTATGATAATCAAGAATATCAAGATCAATTAGATGCTGCAACGATCTATGGTCTATTAGAAAATGATATTCTTCCAATGTACTACGCTAAGAACCAACAAGGATTTAGCGAAGAATGGATCAAAGTTATTAAGAACTCAATAGCAACTATTGCTCCTCATTATACAATGAAGCGTCAATTAGACGATTACTTTGATAAGTTCTATAACAAAGAAGCAAAACGCTTTAAAGAACTATCAGCTAACGATAATGCCCTTGCTAAAGAAATTGCTCTATGGAAAGAGACCGTAGCAGAGCGTTGGGATTCTATTCATGTAGTGTCTCAAGAAGCTAATACTCTTATTGATGGAGTCGAAACAGGTGTTCCTTATAAACTAAGATATGTAATAGACGAACAAGGGTTAAATGACGCTGTAGGATTAGAGCTGGTTGCCTTAAAGGGTATTCAAGGACAAGACGATCATGAATTATACAGCATTCATCAATTCGAAATGGTTGGTAGCGAAGGAAATCTTTATACTTTCGAAGCTAATATAGAACCTGCAAAGGCTGGTGCATACCGAATTGCTGTTCGCATGTTCCCTAAGAATGTTCATTTACCACACAGACAAGACTTCTGCTACATTAAGTGGCTCAACTAA
- a CDS encoding phosphatase PAP2 family protein, which produces MFSIYIILLWVLLAVIKPTRKMAIALLPWLIFACCYDWMRLYPNYKVNPIDVKDLFDAEKMLFGIQSTNGEVIIPSQYFALHHSTFLDILAGFFYLCWIPVPLGFAIYLYLNGNKKGYIQFSMAFLFVNLLGFCGYYIHPAAPPWYALQYGFEPILNTPGNTAGLERFDQLTGIAVFKMLYGKNANVFAAIPSLHAAYMLITTIYAFITKQSRIICISFAFICVGIWFTAVYSSHHYIIDVFLGIAVTLLGVSLWSLFIKKTAVGKNFIRRYIDNVYPH; this is translated from the coding sequence ATGTTTAGTATTTATATAATTCTTTTATGGGTCCTACTTGCTGTGATAAAGCCAACAAGAAAGATGGCAATAGCCCTACTTCCTTGGCTCATTTTTGCTTGTTGTTACGATTGGATGCGCCTTTATCCCAACTATAAAGTAAACCCTATAGACGTAAAAGACTTATTCGATGCTGAGAAGATGCTATTCGGAATCCAGTCAACTAATGGCGAAGTGATTATTCCTTCTCAATATTTTGCATTACACCACTCTACCTTTTTAGATATACTTGCAGGATTCTTTTATTTATGTTGGATACCTGTTCCTTTGGGATTCGCCATCTATCTATATTTAAACGGAAATAAAAAAGGCTATATTCAATTCTCCATGGCCTTTCTTTTCGTTAATTTATTAGGTTTTTGTGGCTACTATATTCACCCTGCAGCACCACCATGGTATGCGCTACAATATGGATTTGAACCAATATTGAATACTCCTGGAAACACAGCAGGATTGGAAAGATTCGACCAACTCACAGGAATAGCAGTCTTTAAGATGCTCTACGGCAAAAATGCTAATGTTTTTGCAGCCATACCTTCATTGCATGCAGCTTACATGTTGATAACAACAATCTATGCATTCATTACGAAACAGAGCAGAATAATATGTATTTCATTTGCTTTTATCTGTGTTGGAATATGGTTTACTGCTGTTTATAGCTCGCATCATTACATAATAGATGTGTTTCTAGGTATAGCTGTTACCCTGTTAGGTGTTTCTCTTTGGAGCTTATTCATCAAGAAAACAGCTGTCGGGAAGAACTTTATAAGACGATATATCGATAATGTTTATCCCCACTAA
- a CDS encoding phosphatidylglycerophosphatase A — MSKIPLIPTIIATGLGSGFAPKAPGTAGAILATIMWFATSYLLEATTLVCVTLAAIIIATVIGTWATNKLMPYWGEDPSKVVIDEMIGVWIPLLASPAMSLEYTLLSLFLFRFFDILKPLGIRSLDKRKGAFWVMADDILAGIYSLFIVLIIRWTI; from the coding sequence ATGAGCAAAATACCTTTAATACCCACCATAATTGCCACAGGACTAGGCAGTGGATTTGCGCCCAAAGCACCTGGAACAGCAGGTGCAATACTTGCAACCATCATGTGGTTTGCTACCTCGTACCTACTAGAGGCAACCACTTTAGTATGCGTAACACTTGCTGCTATTATCATTGCAACCGTCATTGGCACATGGGCAACAAACAAATTAATGCCTTATTGGGGTGAAGATCCATCGAAAGTCGTTATCGACGAGATGATAGGAGTATGGATTCCGCTTCTCGCTTCTCCTGCTATGAGTCTTGAATATACCCTTCTTTCACTCTTTTTATTTAGGTTTTTCGACATTCTGAAGCCTTTAGGAATAAGATCATTAGATAAAAGGAAGGGAGCATTTTGGGTGATGGCTGACGACATTTTAGCTGGCATTTACAGTCTTTTTATTGTTCTTATTATACGATGGACAATATAA
- a CDS encoding RNase adapter RapZ: MEKIAQLYFEYKGFYAEKIEQLAGAGSNRCYYRCYDKQGETLIAVKGTSIEENESFIYLSSHFNALHLPIPEVLAVSNDRLYYLQTDLGSVSLFDALKEGRKNGGKYNESEVTLLEDTIKQLPLIQIKGAENLDWSRCYPQPEFDKENVMFDLNYFKYCFLKLTNVDFNEIKLQHDFYYLTDCLTQFSGNYFMYRDFQARNVMLTEGTKPCFIDFQGGRKGPFYYDLASFLWQASAQYSDDLRAHLIEIYYQELRKWVEIGSLEKFRSDLNLFVLFRTLQVLGAYGFRGYIEEKSYFVKSIPFAINNLKALLQNEDLLKPYSYLKEILEKLVSLPQFDSNSIANTTAPQCNVTASQEVSNNKKLKVLVYSFSYHRGIPKDLSGNGGGYVFDCRAVHNPGRYAQYKKLTGRDIEVIQFLEDDGEITEFLTHVYGLVDMHVSRYIERGFTNLMFSFGCTGGQHRSVYSAQHIAEYINEKFGCAVQLIHREQHIEEYYDAK, encoded by the coding sequence ATGGAAAAGATTGCTCAGTTATATTTTGAATACAAAGGCTTTTATGCCGAGAAAATAGAACAACTTGCAGGAGCAGGAAGTAACCGTTGCTATTACAGATGTTACGATAAACAAGGTGAAACGCTTATTGCCGTAAAAGGAACAAGCATTGAGGAGAATGAATCTTTTATTTATTTGTCTTCTCATTTTAATGCTCTTCATTTACCAATTCCTGAAGTTCTTGCTGTAAGTAACGATCGGTTGTATTATTTGCAGACCGATTTAGGTTCTGTTTCTTTGTTTGATGCCTTGAAAGAAGGAAGAAAAAATGGAGGAAAGTATAATGAATCGGAAGTTACACTACTGGAAGATACTATCAAACAATTACCGCTTATTCAGATAAAGGGAGCTGAAAACCTTGATTGGAGTCGTTGTTATCCACAGCCAGAGTTTGACAAAGAGAATGTAATGTTTGATTTAAACTATTTCAAATATTGTTTCTTAAAGCTTACAAACGTTGACTTTAATGAGATTAAATTGCAACATGATTTCTATTATTTGACTGATTGCCTCACACAATTTTCGGGTAATTATTTTATGTATCGTGATTTTCAGGCTCGTAATGTAATGCTAACAGAAGGAACAAAACCTTGCTTTATCGATTTTCAAGGAGGTAGAAAAGGGCCTTTTTATTACGACTTAGCTTCGTTCTTGTGGCAGGCTTCTGCTCAATATAGCGATGATTTGCGTGCACATTTAATAGAGATCTATTATCAAGAACTTAGGAAATGGGTAGAAATAGGTTCTTTAGAAAAGTTTAGAAGTGATCTAAACCTGTTTGTTTTATTTAGAACCTTGCAAGTATTGGGCGCCTATGGATTTAGAGGATATATCGAAGAAAAGAGCTATTTTGTAAAAAGTATACCATTTGCCATCAATAATTTAAAGGCATTACTTCAGAATGAAGACCTGTTGAAGCCTTATTCTTATTTAAAAGAGATATTAGAAAAACTGGTAAGCCTTCCACAATTTGATAGCAATTCGATAGCTAATACAACCGCTCCTCAATGTAACGTAACTGCTAGTCAAGAGGTATCGAATAATAAAAAACTAAAAGTTTTAGTGTATAGTTTTTCTTATCATCGTGGAATACCTAAGGATTTATCTGGTAATGGGGGAGGATATGTGTTTGATTGTAGAGCTGTTCATAATCCTGGAAGATATGCTCAATATAAGAAATTAACTGGAAGAGATATTGAGGTTATTCAGTTCTTAGAAGACGATGGTGAGATAACAGAATTTTTAACTCATGTTTATGGACTTGTGGATATGCATGTTTCAAGATATATAGAACGTGGGTTCACAAACTTAATGTTTTCTTTTGGCTGTACTGGAGGTCAGCATAGAAGTGTTTATTCTGCTCAGCATATAGCCGAATATATAAATGAAAAGTTTGGTTGTGCAGTGCAGTTAATTCACAGAGAACAGCATATTGAAGAATATTACGATGCAAAGTAG
- a CDS encoding GtrA family protein, which translates to MDNIKRSLSQFIKAQVSASSASVVDFLVTIFLTEVVYLWYVYSTFIGACSGGICNCVTNYKWVFKVKDKKKKDIAWRYSIVWGTSIALNTMGTAFIKESFDINYLYSKIITAICVAICWNYQMQQKFVFKKI; encoded by the coding sequence ATGGACAATATAAAGCGTTCACTTTCACAATTCATTAAGGCTCAAGTATCTGCCTCTAGCGCATCAGTAGTTGATTTTTTAGTAACCATATTCCTTACTGAAGTAGTCTATCTATGGTATGTTTACTCTACATTTATTGGTGCTTGTTCTGGCGGAATATGCAATTGTGTAACCAATTATAAATGGGTTTTTAAAGTAAAAGATAAGAAAAAGAAAGATATTGCATGGCGTTATAGTATCGTATGGGGCACAAGTATTGCTCTAAACACAATGGGAACCGCTTTCATAAAAGAGTCTTTCGATATCAACTACCTATATTCTAAAATTATAACAGCTATTTGTGTAGCTATTTGTTGGAATTATCAAATGCAACAAAAATTTGTTTTTAAGAAGATATGA
- a CDS encoding CDP-alcohol phosphatidyltransferase family protein has product MNYRDFLQKVIYYLINPLIKGMIKIGITPNFITTTGFTLNLFATGLMIYAAIYAPYNTNIIGYAGGVIIFAGLFDMMDGHLARLGNMQSTFGALWDSTLDRYSELFTLFGIQFYLLANQWIYSGIITFLAIIGSIMVSYVRARGEGLGIDVKVGFMQRPERVVVTAIGSIVCGVCNSLWGLAIPMILIALLANITAFWRITYCYKQLKGK; this is encoded by the coding sequence ATGAACTATAGAGATTTCTTACAAAAAGTGATTTATTATCTTATAAATCCATTGATTAAAGGAATGATAAAGATTGGAATCACTCCTAACTTCATAACAACTACAGGGTTTACACTTAACTTATTTGCCACAGGTCTTATGATTTATGCTGCAATTTATGCCCCTTATAACACCAATATCATTGGCTATGCAGGAGGAGTAATTATCTTTGCAGGCTTATTTGATATGATGGACGGCCATTTAGCACGTTTAGGTAATATGCAATCAACTTTTGGTGCGCTATGGGATTCTACCTTAGACCGATATAGTGAACTATTTACTCTATTTGGAATACAATTCTATTTGCTTGCAAATCAATGGATTTACTCGGGAATTATCACCTTTTTAGCCATCATAGGATCTATTATGGTGAGCTATGTAAGGGCAAGAGGCGAAGGATTAGGCATTGATGTTAAGGTTGGTTTCATGCAACGTCCCGAGCGAGTAGTCGTTACTGCCATTGGATCAATAGTATGCGGAGTATGCAACTCGTTGTGGGGTCTTGCCATTCCTATGATACTTATTGCCCTATTGGCTAACATAACAGCTTTTTGGCGCATTACATATTGCTACAAACAACTAAAGGGAAAGTAA
- a CDS encoding glycosyltransferase: MAEKLVPNYIFESSWEVCNKVGGIYTVLSTRAKTLQERFKDHLIFIGPDCWKENECPYFTEDKKLFKDWKKQLSENLSLRIGRWNIPGNPIAILVDFSTFYKDKDNIYTEIWEHFGVDSLHAYGDYDEASMFSYAAARVVESFYHYYIKDNQKVIYHGNEWMTCMGLLYLRLHLPQVATIFTTHATSIGRSIAGNNKPLYQYLGAYNGNQMADELNMQSKHSIERQTAHNVDCFTTVSDITALECKELLDREVDVVLPNGFEDDFVPKGNSFTSQRKKARETLLRVANALTGKEFNNDAILVSTSGRYEFRNKGIDVFVEAINKLRFDSNLKKEIVAFIEVPAWVNDARKDLVERLAKSTTYTTPLEQPYITHWLNQMDNDNILNMLHSFGFYNKKEEDVTIIFIPSYLNGDDGILNMNYYDLILGNDLCVYPSYYEPWGYTPLEAVAFKVPCITTNLAGFGLWAKGLKGFENDIISGVKVIDRTDYNYWDVTEEIKNTIIKYSTLNNEDIKKARNNACKISKKALWNKFIAYYDSAYDHALKKAEERN, from the coding sequence ATGGCAGAAAAATTAGTTCCTAACTACATTTTTGAATCTAGTTGGGAAGTTTGTAACAAAGTAGGTGGTATATATACTGTGCTTTCTACACGTGCAAAAACGTTACAAGAGAGATTTAAAGACCATCTAATTTTTATTGGTCCAGATTGTTGGAAAGAAAATGAATGTCCCTATTTCACTGAAGATAAAAAGCTTTTTAAAGATTGGAAAAAGCAACTTTCTGAAAACTTAAGTTTAAGAATTGGAAGGTGGAATATACCTGGAAATCCTATTGCAATACTTGTAGATTTTTCTACTTTCTATAAAGATAAAGACAATATATATACTGAGATTTGGGAGCATTTTGGCGTAGATAGTTTGCACGCCTATGGAGATTATGATGAAGCATCAATGTTTTCATACGCTGCCGCACGTGTTGTTGAATCTTTCTACCATTATTATATTAAGGATAATCAAAAGGTTATCTATCACGGCAACGAATGGATGACTTGTATGGGCTTATTATATTTGCGCTTACATCTACCACAAGTAGCTACTATTTTTACGACTCACGCTACAAGTATCGGTAGAAGTATCGCAGGAAACAACAAACCTCTCTACCAATATCTAGGGGCTTACAATGGCAATCAGATGGCAGATGAGTTGAACATGCAAAGTAAACATTCAATAGAACGACAAACAGCGCATAATGTAGATTGCTTTACTACAGTGAGTGATATCACTGCTTTAGAGTGTAAAGAATTACTAGATCGTGAAGTGGACGTTGTTCTTCCAAATGGATTCGAGGACGATTTTGTCCCCAAAGGAAATAGTTTCACTTCCCAAAGAAAGAAAGCCAGAGAAACTCTGCTAAGAGTTGCAAATGCTCTAACAGGAAAAGAATTCAACAATGATGCTATTCTGGTATCAACAAGTGGTCGATACGAGTTTAGAAATAAAGGTATAGACGTATTTGTTGAGGCTATTAATAAGCTTCGATTTGATTCAAACTTAAAGAAAGAGATTGTTGCTTTCATTGAAGTTCCAGCTTGGGTAAACGATGCAAGAAAAGATTTAGTAGAACGTTTAGCTAAGTCAACAACTTATACAACCCCATTAGAGCAACCCTATATTACACATTGGTTAAATCAAATGGATAATGATAATATTCTAAATATGTTACATTCATTTGGTTTCTACAACAAGAAAGAAGAAGATGTTACAATTATCTTTATTCCATCTTACTTAAATGGAGATGATGGAATATTAAATATGAATTATTATGACTTGATTCTTGGAAACGACCTTTGCGTTTATCCTTCTTATTATGAACCATGGGGATACACTCCTCTTGAAGCTGTTGCATTTAAGGTTCCTTGCATCACTACAAACTTAGCAGGCTTTGGACTATGGGCTAAAGGCTTAAAAGGATTTGAGAACGACATCATTAGTGGTGTAAAAGTAATCGATAGAACAGACTATAACTATTGGGACGTTACAGAAGAAATTAAGAATACCATTATTAAATATTCAACATTGAATAATGAAGATATTAAGAAAGCACGCAACAATGCTTGCAAAATATCTAAGAAAGCACTATGGAATAAGTTCATTGCCTATTATGATAGTGCTTATGATCATGCGCTTAAAAAGGCAGAAGAGAGAAATTAA